The genome window ACACATTTTAGGGCTCGTTTCTTACTTGTAAGGAGTTATCTGCTGATTGTAAAGGTGGTCTCTCCTCAAGGAGCAATGCAGCATCAcctacagcagctgctggatgctCACAGGGCATCAGGTCTGTTAGGAAGGGGCCACAACTCACCTGCCCCATAGAGGAGCTGGGCTCAACATACCCAACCCccttccccatatccccaccctCTGCACAGCTTACCCAGCATAAAACCGTAAGGTTTTTATCATGTTTTTACCACAAAATAGCAGATTGTTTCATCAGACCACGGTGCTTTTGGAGCAAAGCTTTTAGTCTCCAGAAATCCATCTGTGGCTCTGCTCTAGTTACAAGGGATCCAACATGGGTTAGGGGGCTCTTCCATGCCTGCCTTGCAGCTCTGATCACAAAGCTCTTCAGATGAACCCTAAAGTCACATCAGCCCCCAGCTCCTGCAATTAACCAGTGACCTGACGACTTGTTTCACCACTGATCGAGGCTTTGAGGCACGTGCAAACAGCCACCGCCTCAGCTGACAGCAGTGGGCTCCATGTGTCCTTGTATTGTCCTCAGCAAGGACTAAAGAGATCATTTTAGTGTGCTCTGCCATACAACCTGCACAGGGGGCTCATCACATCCAGGTGTAGCTTCCCCCCCTTTCAGAATCACTTCTCTCTGAGCTGTTCAATCTCTCGTCCTGGAGGAAAATGGAGAGGCACAAAGTTTGTGTACAAGGCCTTTCAGAGCTCCCAGCCTCCATCACTGCACGCCAAATTTGGACCAGTTCAATTACAAACACCCCCCAAATGCTGATGGTTCTGCCTCATTAAGACTAATCACCACCTCAGCTCCACAGCCAGTTTCCTCCTGCTGAACCCACCCACATCTGAGGCTTCATGAatcccccccagcaccaccaggaGCCAACTCGAATCCTAACAACAAGGCAGACACCATTTTTTGGTACAagtactttttatttccatctccACGCGTGTTCACGCAATGCTTCCTGCATTGGAGGCTATCCTGGGCCACAGATCTGCACATTCCTTGGCCACGGGGCCTGTGATGGCTGAAcctggaggaaagaaataacagcacATCAGAGCTCAGTCAATGTGGTTGTGTTCTCCCAGGTCCAAATAGAACCCAGGTCCTTGGCCCAGGTGAGCAAAGCCCTCCTATAACCAAGCACACCAACCCCAGCCCATGTTTCTCTTAGGCTTAATGCAGGATTCTGCTTTCCCATACCTTTCATTTCACCTTTATTGTTCACTATGACACCCGCGTTGTCTTCAAAATACAAGAACACTCCATCTTTTCTCCTATATGATTTTCGTTGCCGAATGACCACCGCTGGGTGCACTGCCAAGAGACACAACAGCACATCAGCCTTCTTCAGCATCACCCACAGCACAACCCAACACTTAACTCCCCTCCCAACACCTTTGCAAGGAGCTGAATTACACCCTGGGCTCACAAAATGCAGCCCATAGGATCAGCAGGGCTGACACCTCGCTCGCTCCTATTCTCAGCTTCTCAGTGTTCCACTTAAAAACTGGTGGCAAAATCTCTGTTTGGAGATGATGCTCAGCCTTACTTCTATGTGTGTCAGCTCAGAGATGGCACTCAGCAATTCCAGCTCttgtggggggggaggaaagggggagaCCCCCCATTTCCCAAGGCCGTGTCACATCGCTGAttgaaacaaacagcacaagCTGCCACTTCACCCAAAAGCGATGCCCTTTTCTCTGCCCTTCCACGACAACTCACTGAGCCACGGCACAAAGACCCAACGAGTGCTTTTGAGAAGGGCGGAACAAACACTCCACGAAGGGGACATCTGCCTTCTGATCCTTTCCTATGTGAATACAAGGCAAAACCTGCCCCCTCCATCCCATGGGAGGACAATGAGATGCAGATAGactgagcaggagctgcctggaTGCTTTGAGGAATGCCATGCAGACACAGCAGGCCCGGCTGCTCCTTACCCTTCTTCCTCAGCTCTGGTTTGCCCTTCTTGACAGTCGCCATCACCATGTCACCCactccagctgctggcagcctgttcaGTCGCCCTTTAATCCCCTTCACGGAGATGATGTACAGGTTCTTGGCACCTGTAAAGAGAAAAGCTCATTATCCATGGCCAGATTCTCCCCTTGCAgggacccccatcccatcacccATAGAAACACAGTGATACCGCATTGCTCTGCCCATCCGCAGCAACATAAGGGACCCCCGgctgcatcccccccccccccggctgcCGGCTTTACACCCCGTCCCATCCATAACACGGGGGCACCCACCTGTGTTATCAGCGCAGTTAATCACGGCTCCAACGGGGAGACCGAGGGAGATGCGGAACTTCGCTCCGGAGGAACCTCCGCGTCCTGCGGgcagaggagagcagtgagTTCACCGCCATAAAGTGACAGGGGGCTGCGGCCTATGGGACAACGGGTGCGGCCTGTACTACCGGGTAGGCCTCACACCGCTCCTGGTTAGGCCCAGGCCCGTATGATGCATCATCAGCACCCGGTACATCATCATCAACACCCGGTACATCATCGGCACCACCCGATCATCCTCCTCGCCCCTCTCGGCAGCCCCTCACACACCGCAGGGCGGCGGATGGCACCGGATCCCGACTAGGCCCAGCAGCCGCCTCACCTCGCTTCGACATCTTGGCACCGGAAGAGACGGAGGCGCGCAAAGCACGCTGGGAAATAGAACGTCCCCCAAGCGGATGTCACGTGATGGGAGGTCACGTGATAAGAAACGGAGCGGAACCGGCGCCCCCTGCAGGCGTTTATAAATAGAACCGGGAGAACCGGGAGCGGCAACCGAGTGATCAACGCCAGCGAATTAGGCTGAAAAACTCTTTTTTTAGGTGtatttgttctaaaataaagacagaaagagcGGAGGGTGGgagtaaaagaaaagagggggCACCCGGATTTGAACCGGGGACCTCTTGATCTGCAGTCAAATGCTCTACCACTGAGCTATACCCCCGCTCCATGTTAGTATATGGGAGCTGACTTTATTGCGTTCCTATGGGCTCTATAGCGATATTAGAATGGGGATTGAATATTGATTGGGGTTATTAATTAGCATTATTAATTAGCATTAATAACTGCAGCTATGAGCTGGGTGAAGGGATGCAGGGCACACACAGCGCCTTTAGGTCGGTGTATGAAGGGAGACGGATGGAGCCGGGCTCAAAGCAAAGcgatttgggggggggttgaagGGCTGGAGCTGGTGGAGCCCCGTTATGAGCATTGATGGCAGTTCCGTTATGGCACAGCTCCGTTATGAGCATTGATAGCAGCTCTGTGATGGCACTGCCCCGTTGTGAGCATTGACGGCAGCTGCCCCTGATCTAAATGAGCTAAATGAGAATAAACCGCCCTCGGAGCATCGCGGTGCGGCTGAGGATGCGATGGGATGGGATGTATAGGAGGGAAAAGCTAAAATCCCAACGAGGGGGCACCCGGATTTGAACCAGGGACCTCTTGATCTGCAGTCAAATGCTCTACCACTGAGCTATACCCCCGGATGGCGGCGGCCGCAGCTCGTCGCTTCCTTGTGCGGGTGTATGTCGAGGGGGGGGGAATGCGACACGTGGAGCGGCCCGAGGAGCAAAGCGCGTGGCTGTGGTTCCGGGGCCGCGCACCCGTGGGGGGGGGGCGTGCAAAGGGACACGGGAGCGCGCATGAGGGCGGCGGGGCGATTGCGCGTGGGTGTGAGCGCGCtgccgcccccgccccgcgcgCCCCCGTCCgccctcctccttttcctcccccccccccccccctatatTTAGGGGCTCGTTCCGCGGGCGGCGGCCCAGAGGACGGACGAggcggcggggggagcggggcggcaTGAACCCCAACTGCGCCCGGTGCGGGGAAGATCGTGTATCCTACCGAGAAGGTGAAACTGCCTGGATATAAGGTGAGTGCGGGGGGAGACATCccgaacccccccccccccaatcccccttAACCCAACCCCCGTCCACCGCGATCTCCGTGTCCCGCAGCACAACGAGGCGGAACCCATCTGGATCCCATTAGCAAAAGGGGGGGGTTTCTTTTTAAGCTCCGGTTCCAACGGGCGCGTCCCCGGAGCTGTGCGGTTCGCCTTGTTCTCTCTCTCGCTTTCAGTATCGCTTTGGAGACTTTTCACGTTAAGaataaagcttttctgtgcCGATGTTCCGGCCTCGACGAGAGGGTGATGTGAGATGGGGGGAGGGTGTAGCGATCTGTCTCTGTGCCCCCACGGGACCCCCGGAGCCgcccccctccttccccccatTCAGGGGCGCTCCAGCAGCTTCTAAAATAAGTAAGTCTCGGAATGCGCCGATCCGCGCAGCGACATTCCTGAGCCGTGCAGACCCCGGGGCCGCATTTTTCACGGATGAGGTTTTTTCCTGACGCTGGGAATCGGCCGACGTTGATCCATCAGTGTTgtatcccatagacccccccgTTTGTTCCAAGCTGAGAACTGGCTCTGTCTatacagccccccccccccccccggggaTGTCCTGGAGGGGGTTTattgggggatgggggggatcCGCTTCCTCCTATGCTCCCAGCCCTGCGCTGCTCTCATGCGGGTACAGCCGCTGTGCGtgcggggctgtgggggctTCGCTTGATGCAACCCACCCCCCCGTATTAATCCTTCCTGCGGCTCTACGAGCTTCCCGGAAAGCACCACCCGATCGTGGTGCTTTTACAACGTGCGTGTGTCAGCTCCGAGCAAAGTCTGAAGGGCGGCTCTGCCCGCATCAAACCCGACGGGTCGCTGCGGGAGGAGCGGTGCGGTGCTCAGCGATGTGCGGGTGATGCTTTAGCCACTGATCCGAGGTCCTTAGCTGGGTCGGATGGGGGCTGAGCCGCTTGGTTGGggtctcagtgctgctgtgtctcCCGGTGCCGGTGGGCGATGCTTTGCCAAGAACCACAGCCCCGCTCAGCAGCCCCTCGTTGGGGGGGAAGGGTCCCTGCCAAGGCTGAGGGCTGCGATGCTTCCGCTGGGGGAGAGACCCAGGGTCCCTATAGTGCTGTTGTGGGGTGACTGTGAAACCAAGCTGGGATTTGCTGTTAGGTTGTTAAACCTGGCCACCAACACAGCGGGGTTCCCCCGGTGTCGCCTTCATCCTTTGGGTCCTGAGTGGTGCAGTAGAAGGATGCTCTGTGGGTGCACACAGCTTTGAGCTCCATCCCCGTTCTGCTGCGTGCAAGTGTCAATGGGGCTCTGTGCATTGATTGCCCAGGAGAGCAGCTCCGGGTAGAGCTCTGCCCATGGGGGTGCAGCACCGTGCAGCTCTGCTCAACCTGGgaactgcaaagcagagccaTCAGTGCTCCTGGAAAAAGCTATTTGCAGCGTGGCCTCGTTTCTTTGCTGGAGGGTGAGGGGATGGGAagcacaaagagctgctgttcCTGTGCCTGTTGTGCTGCTCCTTTGTGGTGTTGGGGTGGGTTTGTGCATACGGTGCCGTGCTGGGGCAAGGTGATGCTCGGAGGTGGCAGCgctgagggctgcaggcagctcgGCTGCGTGTGTTGGTGTTGTTATAGGGCTGGAACTTGTGGGATGCTCTGAGGATTGTTGGTCCCCCTCATCTGAAAGCacaggggagagggaaggggaagagtgAGCAGGATAAGAGCTGGGTGAGATGGCACAGGGCAGCGCTGTGTGATGCTCCTTTTGCTTGGCCGCCGGTCAGCAGGAAGCCGAGGAGGAACTATCGGGGAGGAACTCGCAGGAGGAAAAAGCTCGAATACGTTGCTCTGAGCAACTGAGAGGCGGTGAGTTGTCCTGCTCCGCTGAGTCACAGCGCCGAGGGCTGTGTTTGTGCTCGGGGTGTGGCAATGGGGGTGggtggcacagggctgctccTGTAGGAGCAGAGCACGGAGCCAGCAGTGGAAACAGATGCTTAGAAAAGCTCCAAGGTGGAAAAAACAACCATTACGGGTGGAAACTGTAGCACCAACAGCAGCTGTTCGCCCTGTGTTTGCTCATTGCATCGCCTGACTcagagctctgggtgctgctgtgctgggtgctggtttggttctgcttcttccttctgtctttgtGGGGTCTTTTGGGCACCTTGTGCTGAGGATGCCAAGCACCCCAAGACCCCTAAGAGGGGTCttacagctgctctgagctgtgctcacAGGGCTCCTTCCAGCCCATGGGTCAGAGCACGGCCCTAAAGTGTCTTTAGAGCTCATTAGATGCTGCAGTCAATAATGTCGGGGTTGTGATCTGAATTTTGAGGCTTTAACCTTGAGTGTCAGCTggaaggagagctgtgctgctgtgagtcTGTGCGTGGCACTCAGGTGGGGTATGTGGGggatgctggagcagggctgggggaagaTGCCCACACCCCCTTCCCCAGCATCAGGCTGCTCATCCTTATCactccagctctgcactgataatgtgctgccagcagtgggGAAGAGAGGGCCTTGAGGTGTGCATAGGGTGACCCATGGGGCTTGGGGAGGGCACGGAGTATGGGGGGGACCTTTTGGACACCCATGTTGGACTGAGTGATGCTCATGGAGGGGCTTCTTTATCTCTATCATCTCACTCCCTGTGCTGGGTGTCTCTGCAGCCCCACCTGACCCACtctcctgcccagctctgggctcccaTCAGCATTAAAACCCACAGCAGTACCTTTGAAGCTGCAAACcgcagctgctggctctgctgagTGCCTGTGTGAGGAGGAGCCTTCTATCTCCTCCTCAGCCTAGCCCTGTGAATTCTTGATCTGGAGATAAAGCAGCACACTGCTGTAAGGTGAAGCCatcaatgctgctgctgtgttgggaTAAGATGCATTGGGAGAAGGCGACTTGCTTGTCCTTTGATGGTGGGAGCACTGTCAGCACTGCCATCTCTGGGCTGAGTTTCATGCAGAGCAGGGCCGTGTCCCATTAAAACAGAGCCTGGTGCTGATGCTCCTCTCCTCTGTTTGCAGTTCTGGCACAAAGCATGTTTCCACTGCGAGACCTGCAAGATGACCCTCAACATGAAGAACTACAAGGGCTACGAGAAGAAGCCCTACTGCAACGCGTGAGTGCTGCCATGGGGGTGTCAGggctgtgagtgctgggggGGATGTGGGACTCTCCTCCCTATTCAGTGGTTGATTTCCTTATGTCCCCAAATATGGGGTCCTGGAGCTCTGATGTGGTTCCATGGGACCATTCTCTGTTGCTCTGCAGCATTTGGGGGTGGGATAATGAGTTCTGGCTGTGTCTTGGGAGCCAACCCTGTTCAGTCTGCAGGTGAACAAGACTCTGCTGCGTGTGTTTCTTAATGTCTATAAAGCAGCTTTGCAATGAGATCTTTTGTAGCTGCTTCTTATACATCGACGGGTCTTAGGGGGAAAATTAgatgatgtgctgctgcttagCACTGGGGTAGCGAGCTCCATTCACAGAGTGCTTTAAAAACTCTAATCCTGACAACATCCTTGTAAGATGGGTATTAACCATATTAATGTCTAAGAATAGAAAGGAGAAGCAATAGGGCTGTCAGTCAgacagtgatgctgcagcaaaACCCTCTTCTATAGCTCTGTTATTGCTGGGAGCAATGGGTGGTGGTGGCGACACAACCCTGGTCATCCTACAGGGCTGAGATGGTGCCCTGTGTCCCCCCCTGGGGGTGGTTGTGTCCTGTAGGGCATGAGAGCCCTCAGCAGTCCTTATTGCAGCCAAAGCCTCCTCCTCTGTGTGTCCCATGGGTTGGGATGTGCCCATCCCCATCCATGCTACAGACCTGGGGTCTTgttctgctccttccctctACTGCTGTAAAGGGAAGTGGGATAATAATGGGAAATTCCTGAGATTCCAAGGAGTCTGCGCAACCCCAACCCATCTCAGTTTCTCAACCCCCTCTGCTCCAGAGCTGCCTTTGATGCTGGCTGTGGCCTTAACTCTTTCACAGCCACTCTGGAAGCCTTGATTCTCCCACAGAGACCCACATCACACTGTGCCCTTCCTGCTCCATGTAGCCGTGCCTTAATGCAgggctgaggctgtgctgcccaatgctgtggggcagagcacaggggTCCGTGCTGCCTTGGAGAGGggcatggggacatgggggcaGCCCAAGAGGGGGggtcctggtgctgctggtgccgTCCTCCATCCTCCACCCTCCTGCAGGAGCGGGGGAACAGCAACGTTTACTCTGGCAGGGGAGcggctgctgtgctgagcacagggtCTGCTCTGTTTGAGCTGTGGCCTTCTGCCAAATTCCGAAGTTTCTTTCTTcaagagagcagaaggaagagggcCGggcttcctcctgctctgccatTGCCCTGCAATCAATCCGGGTGCAGCTTTTGGGTGGCTGAAGCTCTGGGCTCCCTGTGATGCAGCcgggtgctgctggtggtgtttGGAGCTGGGTTCATCCCATAGGAGCACCTTGAGCTCCAGGAGGTGGAATCAGAGGCAGAGGAAAGGCTGTATCCAAAtcagggctggaggagagctgagctgcaaaaggggcagaggctgctggagaagcagaagggTTTCTCTGCCCTGTCCCAGTTATGTGATCGTTCTGCTCATCTCCCTTGAGAGCACCTCCAGACGAGGCCAGGCTTCATCATATTGCTGTGGGCTTGCCTGAATTCCTGCTGATCTCTAAACAATTGCTGTGCTGAATGTGTTCAGCTCagacagccctgctccagcacccCCTGCGCTGCTGGGTTTGCTCCTTGGCTGCTCACTCAGCCCCCCCCCTTGTTGGGTTTGCATggggcactgctgctggctcagcccTGTATCCCTTGTGCTGGCAAAGGGAGGGGAAACTGCATTTTCCCCTTCACCGAGGGGCTCTGGGCTGTGCCAAAAGTACATGGTGTAAGTGTGCCAGTCCCTGCTCCCTCCATCTGCTGTGTGACCACAGCtgcacccagctgtgctgccctaTGTGTGCAGTGTGCAATGCAATGGGGGAGCACTGTCCCCCCCACTAACAGCCCCAACACCTCCCTTTCCATTGCTGACCCTAAGGACCCCCCCTTATAACcccatttctgctttccatgcaGTGCTGTCCCACACCCCTGGGGCTCTTGGAAAAAGAGGAGCCTCAGTGATGCGTTCTTGGCTCTGAGCAGTGCTCCATCTGGTAGCAGTCACCTCTCTTAACACAGCGAGCCCTCAGACtgatggtgggggggggggaaggaag of Coturnix japonica isolate 7356 chromosome 27, Coturnix japonica 2.1, whole genome shotgun sequence contains these proteins:
- the RPL23 gene encoding 60S ribosomal protein L23; this encodes MSKRGRGGSSGAKFRISLGLPVGAVINCADNTGAKNLYIISVKGIKGRLNRLPAAGVGDMVMATVKKGKPELRKKVHPAVVIRQRKSYRRKDGVFLYFEDNAGVIVNNKGEMKGSAITGPVAKECADLWPRIASNAGSIA